The Streptomyces sp. Mut1 genome window below encodes:
- a CDS encoding Pro-rich N-terminal domain-containing protein produces MQHAVGAPLPPPQGPGPGPLGWSPGAQHPGPPVPPPAGPPSRPPAGHPGPPPAAPPAPQGQGWSGPAPQHAPAPATRETTGHVQLPPGRPVPLPAPPAEPGTGNATLAVLLIGPAGAGKTTVARLWAARRRVPTAHVSLDDVREWVCSGFADPQAGWNDQSEAQYRLARRTCGFAARNFLANGISCILDDAVFPDRPVVGLGGWKRHVGPGLLPVVLLPGLEIVLERNAARSGNRRLSDEEVARIHGRMAGWYGSGLPIIDNSTYDVETTARVLDDILARSLASPPAW; encoded by the coding sequence ATGCAGCACGCAGTGGGGGCCCCGCTGCCTCCGCCCCAGGGACCCGGACCCGGCCCTCTCGGCTGGTCACCCGGGGCCCAGCACCCCGGCCCGCCGGTCCCGCCCCCGGCAGGCCCGCCGTCCCGGCCCCCGGCCGGGCACCCGGGTCCGCCGCCCGCCGCACCGCCCGCCCCGCAGGGCCAGGGCTGGTCCGGGCCCGCCCCGCAGCACGCCCCGGCCCCCGCCACCCGCGAGACCACCGGGCACGTCCAGCTGCCGCCCGGCAGACCGGTGCCGCTGCCCGCGCCGCCCGCCGAGCCGGGCACCGGCAACGCGACCCTCGCTGTGCTCCTGATCGGCCCGGCCGGCGCCGGCAAGACCACGGTGGCCAGGCTCTGGGCGGCCCGCCGCCGGGTGCCCACCGCCCACGTCAGCCTGGACGACGTCCGCGAGTGGGTCTGCTCCGGTTTCGCCGACCCGCAGGCCGGGTGGAACGACCAGTCAGAGGCCCAGTACCGGCTGGCCCGCCGCACCTGCGGCTTCGCCGCCCGCAACTTCCTGGCCAACGGGATCTCCTGCATCCTGGACGACGCCGTCTTCCCCGACCGGCCGGTCGTCGGCCTCGGCGGCTGGAAGCGCCACGTCGGCCCCGGGCTCCTGCCCGTCGTCCTGCTGCCCGGCCTGGAGATCGTCCTGGAGCGCAACGCCGCGCGCAGCGGCAACCGCCGGCTCTCCGACGAGGAGGTCGCCCGTATCCACGGCCGGATGGCCGGCTGGTACGGCTCGGGGCTGCCCATCATCGACAACTCCACGTACGACGTGGAGACCACCGCCCGGGTTCTGGACGACATACTCGCCCGGTCCCTGGCCAGCCCCCCGGCCTGGTGA
- the aroQ gene encoding type II 3-dehydroquinate dehydratase, which produces MTRRVLVLNGPNLGRLGSREPDVYGSTSYAGLVEACRTLGKELGFDVDVRETNDEGELIRWLHEAADGSIPVVLNPGAFTHYSYGMRDAAAQRTAPLIEVHISNPYAREEFRHHSVVAPVATGTVAGFGIGSYRLALRALADESTD; this is translated from the coding sequence ATGACCCGCAGGGTCCTCGTGCTCAACGGCCCCAACCTCGGCCGCCTCGGCTCCCGCGAACCCGACGTCTACGGCTCCACCTCGTACGCCGGACTCGTCGAGGCCTGCCGCACCCTCGGCAAGGAGCTCGGCTTCGACGTGGACGTCCGCGAGACCAACGACGAGGGCGAGCTGATCCGCTGGCTGCACGAGGCCGCGGACGGTTCAATTCCGGTCGTTCTCAACCCGGGCGCCTTCACGCACTACTCGTACGGGATGCGGGACGCGGCAGCTCAGCGCACCGCCCCGCTGATCGAGGTGCACATCTCGAACCCGTACGCGCGTGAGGAATTCCGCCATCACTCGGTGGTCGCACCGGTCGCCACCGGGACCGTCGCGGGATTCGGCATCGGCTCCTACCGGCTCGCCCTGCGCGCGCTCGCGGACGAGTCGACGGACTGA
- the aroB gene encoding 3-dehydroquinate synthase, which yields MSAPLIVLVGPMGVGKSTVGELLAARLGTGYRDTDADVVATAGKPIAEIFYDEGEDHFRALEREAVRAAVAEHAGVLSLGGGAVLDERTRALLAGHPVVYLSMDVDEAVKRVGLNTARPLLAVNPRRQWRELMEARRHLYTEVARTVVATDERTPEEVAQAVLDALELPDAPPSGRENTPMTEQAPTRVQIAGSAGTDPYEVLIGRQLLGELPKLIGERAKRVAVLHPEALAETGEAVRQDLAGQGYEAIAIQLPNAEEAKTVEVAAYCWKALGQTGFTRTDVIVGIGGGATTDVAGFVAASWLRGVRWIAVPTTVLGMVDAAVGGKTGINTAEGKNLVGAFHPPAGVLCDLAALDSLPVNDYVSGMAEIIKAGFIADPAILDLIEADPQAARGPEGPHTAELIERSIRVKAEVVSSDLKESGLREILNYGHTLGHAIEKNERYKWRHGAAVSVGMVFAAELGRLAGRLDDATADRHRAILESVGLPLTYRGDQWPKLLENMKVDKKSRGDLLRFIVLDGLGKPTVLEGPDPAVLLAAYGEVSA from the coding sequence ATGAGCGCTCCGCTGATCGTCCTGGTCGGACCGATGGGTGTCGGCAAATCGACCGTCGGTGAACTGCTCGCCGCCCGGCTGGGCACGGGCTACCGGGACACCGACGCCGATGTCGTCGCCACGGCCGGCAAGCCCATCGCGGAGATCTTCTACGACGAGGGCGAGGACCACTTCCGCGCGCTGGAGCGGGAGGCCGTCCGGGCCGCCGTCGCCGAGCACGCGGGCGTCCTCTCGCTCGGCGGCGGGGCCGTCCTGGACGAACGGACGCGCGCCCTGCTCGCCGGCCACCCGGTCGTCTATCTCTCGATGGACGTGGACGAGGCCGTCAAGCGGGTCGGCCTCAACACCGCGCGCCCGCTGCTCGCGGTCAACCCGCGCCGGCAGTGGCGCGAGCTGATGGAGGCCCGCCGCCACCTCTACACGGAGGTCGCCCGCACGGTCGTCGCCACCGACGAGCGCACACCCGAAGAGGTCGCACAGGCGGTCCTCGACGCACTGGAACTGCCGGACGCACCCCCGTCCGGCCGGGAGAACACACCCATGACGGAGCAGGCACCCACCCGCGTCCAGATCGCCGGCAGCGCGGGCACCGACCCGTACGAGGTGCTGATCGGCCGGCAGCTCCTCGGCGAGCTGCCCAAGCTCATCGGCGAGCGCGCCAAGCGCGTCGCGGTCCTCCACCCCGAGGCACTCGCCGAGACCGGCGAGGCGGTCCGCCAGGACCTCGCGGGCCAGGGCTACGAGGCCATCGCGATCCAGTTGCCCAACGCCGAGGAGGCCAAGACCGTCGAGGTCGCCGCCTACTGCTGGAAGGCGCTCGGCCAGACCGGCTTCACCCGTACCGACGTCATCGTCGGCATCGGCGGCGGCGCCACCACCGACGTCGCCGGCTTCGTCGCCGCCTCCTGGCTGCGCGGGGTGCGCTGGATTGCCGTACCGACGACCGTGCTCGGCATGGTCGACGCGGCCGTCGGCGGCAAGACCGGCATCAACACCGCCGAGGGCAAGAACCTCGTCGGCGCCTTCCACCCGCCGGCCGGCGTGCTCTGCGACCTGGCCGCCCTGGACTCGCTGCCGGTCAACGACTACGTCTCCGGCATGGCCGAGATCATCAAGGCCGGATTCATCGCCGACCCGGCGATCCTCGACCTCATCGAGGCCGACCCGCAGGCCGCGCGCGGCCCCGAGGGGCCGCACACCGCCGAGCTGATCGAGCGTTCCATCCGGGTCAAGGCCGAGGTCGTCTCCAGCGACCTCAAGGAGTCCGGGCTGCGCGAGATCCTCAACTACGGCCACACCCTGGGCCACGCGATCGAGAAGAATGAGCGCTACAAGTGGCGCCACGGCGCCGCCGTCTCGGTCGGCATGGTCTTCGCCGCCGAACTCGGCCGCCTCGCCGGCCGGCTCGACGACGCCACCGCCGACCGGCACCGCGCCATCCTGGAATCCGTCGGCCTGCCGCTCACCTACCGGGGCGACCAGTGGCCCAAGCTGCTGGAGAACATGAAGGTCGACAAGAAGTCCCGCGGCGACCTGCTGCGCTTCATCGTCCTGGACGGCCTTGGCAAGCCCACCGTCCTGGAGGGCCCCGACCCGGCCGTGCTGCTCGCCGCCTACGGGGAGGTCTCGGCATGA
- the aroC gene encoding chorismate synthase, with amino-acid sequence MSRLRWLTAGESHGPALVATLEGLPAGVPVTTEMVADALARRRLGYGRGARMKFERDEVTFLGGVRHGLTMGSPVAVMVGNTEWPKWEQVMSADPVDPEVLAELARNAPLTRPRPGHADLAGMQKYGFDEARPVLERASARETAARVALGAVARSYLKETAGIEIVSHVVELAAAKAPYGVYPVPADVDRLDADPVRCLDADASKRMVAEIDQAHKDGDTLGGVVEVLAYGVPVGLGSHVHWDRRLDARLAGALMGIQAIKGVEVGDGFDLARVPGSKAHDEILVTEDGIKRASGRAGGTEGGLTTGELLRVRAAMKPIATVPRALATIDVVTGEPAKAHHQRSDVCAVPAAGIVAEAMVALVLADAVAEKFGGDSVPETHRNVQSYLDHLQIR; translated from the coding sequence TTGAGCAGGTTGCGCTGGCTGACCGCGGGGGAGTCGCACGGCCCCGCACTGGTGGCGACGCTGGAGGGTCTTCCCGCCGGTGTCCCGGTCACCACGGAGATGGTTGCGGACGCGCTCGCCCGGCGGCGGCTCGGTTACGGCCGCGGCGCGCGGATGAAGTTCGAGCGGGACGAGGTCACCTTCCTCGGCGGCGTGCGGCACGGGCTCACCATGGGCTCCCCGGTCGCCGTGATGGTGGGCAACACCGAGTGGCCCAAGTGGGAGCAGGTCATGTCGGCCGACCCGGTCGACCCCGAGGTGCTGGCCGAGCTGGCCCGTAACGCTCCGCTGACCCGCCCCCGGCCCGGCCACGCCGACCTCGCCGGGATGCAGAAGTACGGCTTCGACGAGGCCCGGCCGGTCCTGGAGCGCGCCAGCGCCCGGGAGACCGCGGCCCGTGTCGCCCTCGGCGCCGTCGCCCGGTCCTACCTCAAGGAGACCGCCGGCATCGAGATCGTCTCCCACGTCGTGGAGCTGGCCGCCGCCAAGGCGCCGTACGGGGTCTACCCGGTCCCCGCCGACGTGGACAGGCTCGACGCCGACCCGGTGCGCTGCCTCGACGCCGACGCGAGCAAGCGGATGGTCGCCGAGATCGACCAGGCCCACAAGGACGGCGACACCCTCGGCGGCGTCGTCGAGGTGCTGGCGTACGGCGTGCCGGTCGGCCTCGGCTCGCACGTGCACTGGGACCGCCGGCTCGACGCCCGCCTCGCCGGTGCGCTCATGGGCATCCAGGCCATCAAGGGCGTCGAGGTCGGCGACGGCTTCGACCTCGCCCGGGTGCCCGGCTCCAAGGCGCACGACGAGATCCTGGTGACCGAGGACGGCATCAAGCGCGCCTCCGGCCGGGCCGGCGGCACCGAGGGCGGGCTCACCACCGGTGAACTGCTCCGCGTCCGCGCCGCGATGAAGCCGATCGCGACCGTGCCGCGCGCCCTGGCCACCATCGACGTGGTGACCGGCGAGCCCGCCAAGGCCCACCACCAGCGCTCCGACGTCTGTGCCGTTCCCGCGGCCGGCATCGTCGCGGAGGCGATGGTCGCCCTGGTCCTGGCGGACGCCGTCGCGGAGAAGTTCGGCGGCGACAGCGTGCCCGAGACCCACCGCAACGTGCAGTCGTACCTCGACCACCTCCAGATCCGATGA
- a CDS encoding shikimate dehydrogenase, translated as MNSIIPTDGPRRAAVLGSPIAHSLSPVLHRAAYAELGLDGWSYDRFEVDEQALAGFIEGLDGSWAGLSLTMPLKRAIIPLLDGISATAASVEAVNTVVLGEDGRRTGDNTDIPGMIAALRERGVGTVESAAILGAGATASSALAALSGICAGPVTAYVRSAARADEMRGWGERLGVDVRIADWAQADRALTAPLVIATTPAGAADALAGAVPERPGTLFDVLYEPWPTRLASAWAERGGTVLGGLDLLVHQAVLQVEQMTGRSPAPLAAMRKAGEQALAAR; from the coding sequence ATGAACTCCATAATTCCGACTGACGGCCCCCGCCGCGCAGCCGTCCTCGGCTCGCCCATCGCCCACTCGCTCTCCCCGGTCCTGCACCGGGCCGCCTACGCCGAGCTGGGGCTCGACGGCTGGTCGTACGACCGGTTCGAGGTCGACGAGCAGGCACTGGCGGGGTTCATCGAGGGGCTGGACGGGAGCTGGGCGGGGCTCTCGCTCACCATGCCGCTCAAGCGGGCGATCATCCCGTTGCTGGACGGGATCAGCGCGACCGCTGCCTCCGTCGAGGCCGTGAACACCGTCGTCCTCGGCGAGGACGGGCGCCGCACGGGGGACAACACCGACATCCCCGGCATGATCGCCGCACTGCGTGAACGCGGCGTCGGGACGGTGGAGTCCGCCGCGATCCTCGGCGCCGGGGCGACCGCCTCCTCCGCGCTGGCCGCGCTGTCCGGGATCTGCGCCGGACCCGTCACGGCCTATGTGCGCAGCGCGGCCCGAGCCGACGAGATGCGCGGCTGGGGTGAACGCCTCGGCGTCGACGTCCGGATCGCCGACTGGGCACAGGCCGACCGGGCGCTGACCGCGCCCCTCGTCATCGCGACCACCCCCGCCGGGGCGGCCGACGCGCTGGCCGGTGCCGTGCCGGAGCGTCCCGGCACGCTGTTCGACGTGCTGTACGAGCCGTGGCCCACCCGGCTCGCCTCCGCCTGGGCCGAGCGCGGGGGCACAGTCCTCGGAGGTCTCGACCTTCTGGTGCATCAGGCCGTCCTCCAGGTCGAGCAGATGACCGGCCGCTCACCCGCGCCCCTGGCCGCCATGCGGAAGGCCGGAGAACAGGCGCTGGCCGCCCGCTGA
- the mltG gene encoding endolytic transglycosylase MltG, with product MTEYGRGPGSEPWHPEDPLYGDQGWGGQQPAHGQGQYDGQGQYDGGQDQYGGQQQQSYPQGQYDGGQNQYGGQQQPYPQGQYDPYQQQPHDPYAQQQPQQQDPYAQQQYQQQQAYGNQQDPYNQQQPYDPSWDTGQQAAAMPPYEGQPVATYGYGETNDYYGTPDAYPPPQPPGRREAAPAEASEPHPDWDPEQQPEETHPFFTGVDEKDGKGAKDDDYDDEDDDPRESRRGDGGERRGKGKKKKGRSGCACLVVSLVLVGGVAGAGYYGYSFYKDRFGAAPDYSGSGSGSVEVEIPKGAYGYDIGNILKKAGVVKSVDAFVSAQNENPKGKSIQAGVYLLHSEMSASEAVKMMVDPKSQNLLVIPEGTRNVAVYAMVDKKLDLKKGTTQGIAKSMKSDLGLPGWASKNKDIKDPLEGFLYPAAYPVTKETKPEAILKKMVSRSNEEYEKLDLEGAAKKYKLDDPWQVLTVASLVQAEGLTHDDFRKMAEVVYNRLKPDNTITNRKLEFDSAYNYLTNQSKIKIKLSEIRNDPDPYNTYYHAGLPPGPIGNPGDEALRATLNPTAGGWMFFISLDGKKTDFTKTVAEHARLTEKFNELHNSD from the coding sequence ATGACTGAGTATGGCCGGGGCCCCGGCTCCGAACCGTGGCATCCCGAGGACCCCTTGTACGGGGACCAGGGATGGGGCGGCCAGCAGCCTGCCCACGGCCAGGGTCAGTACGACGGCCAGGGCCAGTACGACGGCGGCCAGGACCAGTACGGCGGACAGCAGCAGCAGTCCTACCCGCAGGGCCAGTACGACGGCGGCCAGAACCAGTACGGCGGACAGCAGCAGCCCTACCCGCAGGGCCAGTACGACCCGTACCAGCAGCAGCCGCACGATCCCTACGCGCAGCAGCAGCCGCAGCAGCAGGACCCGTACGCCCAGCAGCAATACCAGCAGCAGCAGGCGTACGGGAACCAGCAGGACCCGTACAACCAGCAGCAGCCCTACGATCCCTCCTGGGACACGGGCCAGCAGGCGGCCGCGATGCCGCCGTACGAGGGCCAGCCCGTCGCCACGTACGGCTACGGCGAGACGAACGACTACTACGGCACCCCTGACGCCTACCCGCCCCCGCAGCCGCCGGGCCGCCGCGAGGCCGCCCCCGCCGAGGCGTCCGAGCCGCACCCGGACTGGGACCCCGAGCAGCAGCCGGAGGAGACCCACCCGTTCTTCACGGGCGTGGACGAGAAGGACGGCAAAGGCGCCAAGGACGACGACTACGACGACGAGGACGACGACCCCCGCGAGTCCCGCCGCGGGGACGGCGGCGAGCGCCGGGGCAAGGGCAAGAAGAAAAAGGGCCGCAGCGGCTGCGCCTGTCTGGTCGTCTCCCTCGTCCTGGTCGGCGGCGTCGCCGGCGCGGGCTACTACGGCTACTCCTTCTACAAGGACAGGTTCGGCGCGGCCCCGGACTACTCGGGCAGCGGCTCGGGCTCGGTCGAGGTGGAGATCCCGAAGGGCGCGTACGGCTACGACATCGGCAACATCCTGAAGAAGGCGGGCGTCGTCAAGAGCGTCGACGCCTTCGTCTCCGCACAGAACGAGAACCCCAAGGGGAAGTCGATCCAGGCCGGGGTCTATCTCCTTCATTCGGAGATGTCGGCGTCCGAGGCCGTGAAGATGATGGTCGACCCGAAGAGCCAGAATCTTCTGGTGATTCCCGAGGGAACCCGCAATGTGGCCGTCTACGCGATGGTCGACAAGAAGCTGGACCTCAAGAAGGGCACGACCCAGGGAATTGCCAAGTCCATGAAGTCCGATCTGGGTCTGCCTGGCTGGGCGAGCAAGAACAAGGACATCAAGGACCCGCTGGAAGGATTCCTTTACCCGGCCGCGTATCCGGTGACGAAGGAAACCAAGCCGGAGGCGATTCTCAAGAAGATGGTCTCCCGGTCGAACGAGGAATACGAGAAGCTCGACCTAGAGGGAGCGGCCAAGAAGTACAAGCTGGACGACCCGTGGCAGGTTCTCACCGTCGCCAGCCTGGTCCAGGCGGAAGGCCTTACGCACGACGACTTCCGCAAGATGGCCGAGGTCGTCTACAACCGGCTGAAGCCGGACAACACGATCACGAATCGTAAGCTTGAATTCGACTCCGCCTACAACTACCTCACCAATCAGAGCAAGATCAAAATCAAGTTGAGTGAGATCCGGAACGACCCGGACCCCTACAACACCTATTATCACGCCGGCCTTCCTCCAGGCCCTATCGGCAACCCGGGCGACGAAGCCCTGCGCGCGACTCTCAATCCGACCGCCGGTGGGTGGATGTTCTTCATCTCGCTCGACGGAAAGAAGACCGATTTCACCAAGACGGTCGCAGAGCATGCCAGACTCACTGAGAAATTCAATGAACTCCATAATTCCGACTGA
- the ruvX gene encoding Holliday junction resolvase RuvX, producing MPRMRRGRRLAIDVGDARIGVASCDPDGILATPVETVPGRDVPAAHRRLGQIVAEYEPIEVVVGLPRSLGGGEGPAAVKVRAFADVLARAVAPIPVRLVDERMTTVTASQGLRASGVKSKKGRSVIDQAAAVVILQNALESERASGNPPGEGVEVVV from the coding sequence ATGCCGCGGATGCGCCGCGGTCGCCGGCTGGCGATCGATGTCGGGGACGCCCGGATCGGGGTGGCCTCCTGCGACCCCGACGGCATCCTCGCGACGCCGGTGGAGACCGTGCCGGGACGCGACGTCCCGGCCGCCCACCGGCGGCTCGGCCAGATCGTCGCGGAGTACGAGCCGATCGAGGTCGTCGTGGGCCTCCCGCGCTCCCTGGGCGGCGGGGAGGGGCCGGCCGCCGTCAAGGTCCGCGCCTTCGCCGACGTGCTCGCTCGCGCGGTTGCACCCATTCCGGTGCGCTTGGTGGACGAGAGGATGACCACAGTGACGGCGAGTCAGGGGCTGCGCGCCTCGGGCGTGAAGTCCAAAAAGGGCCGTTCCGTCATCGATCAGGCTGCCGCTGTGGTGATCCTTCAGAACGCTCTGGAGTCCGAGCGGGCGTCGGGCAATCCTCCCGGCGAGGGCGTCGAAGTGGTTGTCTGA
- the alaS gene encoding alanine--tRNA ligase, with translation MESAEIRRRWLSFYEERGHTVVPSASLIADDPTLLLVPAGMVPFKPYFLGEVKPPAPRVTSVQKCVRTPDIEEVGKTTRHGTFFQMCGNFSFGDYFKEGAIEYAWELLTGSVADGCFGLDPERLWITVYLDDDEAEAIWRDRIGVPAERIQRLGKKDNFWSMGVPGPCGPCSEINYDRGPEFGAEGGPAVNDERYVEIWNLVFMQYERGAGEGKDDFPILGDLPSKNIDTGLGLERLAMILQGVQNMYETDTLRVVMDRATGLTGVRYGAAHTTDVSLRVVADHIRTSVMLIGDGVTPGNEGRGYVLRRIMRRAIRNMRLMGATGSVVNELVDVVIETMGQQYPELITDRKRIETVALAEEAAFLKALKGGTNILETAVTETKAAGGRVLPGDKAFLLHDTWGFPIDLTLEMAAEQGLSVDEDGFRRLMQEQRAKAKADAKAKKTGHADLSAYRQVADNSGVTEFTGYTMTEGESTIVGLLVDGVPSPAATEGDEVEVVLDRTPFYAEGGGQLADQGRIRLDSGAVIVVRDVQQPVPGVSVHKGSVQVGEVTVGSSAYAAIDSTRRRAIARAHSATHLTHQALRDALGPTAAQAGSENSPGRFRFDFGSPAAVPGTVLTDVEQKINEVLARELDVQAEVMSIDDAKKQGAIAEFGEKYGERVRVVTIGDFSKELCGGTHVHNTAQLGLVKLLGESSIGSGVRRIEALVGVDAYNFLAKEHTVVAQLQELVKGRSEELPEKIAGMLGKLKDAEKEIERFRAEKVLAAAAGLAGSAKDVRGIALVTGQVPDGTSADDLRRLVLDVRGRIQGGRPAVVALFTTANGRPLTVIATNEAARERGLKAGDLVRTAAKTLGGGGGGKPDVAQGGGQNPDAIGDAVAAVERLVTETA, from the coding sequence ATGGAGTCGGCAGAAATTCGCCGCCGCTGGCTGAGCTTCTACGAGGAGCGCGGTCACACCGTTGTCCCTTCGGCGTCGCTCATCGCGGACGACCCGACTCTGCTGCTGGTCCCCGCGGGCATGGTGCCCTTCAAGCCGTACTTCCTCGGTGAGGTCAAGCCGCCCGCCCCGCGCGTCACCAGCGTGCAGAAGTGCGTGCGCACGCCGGACATCGAAGAGGTCGGCAAGACCACCCGGCACGGCACGTTCTTCCAGATGTGCGGCAACTTCTCCTTCGGCGACTACTTCAAGGAAGGCGCCATCGAGTACGCCTGGGAGCTGCTGACCGGCTCCGTGGCGGACGGCTGCTTCGGGCTCGACCCCGAGCGCCTGTGGATCACCGTCTACCTGGACGACGACGAGGCCGAGGCCATCTGGCGCGACAGGATCGGCGTCCCCGCCGAGCGCATCCAGCGCCTCGGCAAGAAGGACAACTTCTGGTCCATGGGCGTCCCCGGCCCCTGCGGCCCCTGTTCCGAGATCAACTACGACCGCGGCCCCGAGTTCGGCGCCGAGGGCGGCCCGGCCGTCAACGACGAGCGGTACGTGGAGATCTGGAACCTGGTCTTCATGCAGTACGAGCGCGGCGCGGGCGAGGGCAAGGACGACTTCCCGATCCTCGGCGACCTGCCGTCCAAGAACATCGACACCGGCCTCGGCCTCGAACGCCTCGCGATGATCCTGCAGGGCGTGCAGAACATGTACGAGACGGACACCCTGCGCGTCGTCATGGACCGGGCCACCGGGCTGACCGGTGTGCGCTACGGCGCGGCCCACACCACCGACGTCTCGCTCCGCGTGGTCGCCGACCACATCCGCACCTCCGTCATGCTCATCGGCGACGGAGTGACCCCCGGCAACGAGGGCCGCGGCTATGTGCTGCGCCGCATCATGCGCCGCGCCATCCGCAACATGCGGCTGATGGGCGCCACCGGCTCCGTCGTGAACGAGCTGGTCGACGTCGTGATCGAGACGATGGGCCAGCAGTACCCGGAGCTGATCACCGACCGCAAGCGCATCGAGACCGTCGCGCTCGCCGAGGAAGCCGCCTTCCTCAAGGCACTCAAGGGCGGCACCAACATCCTGGAGACCGCTGTCACCGAGACCAAGGCCGCCGGCGGCCGGGTGCTCCCGGGTGACAAGGCGTTCCTGCTCCACGACACCTGGGGCTTCCCGATCGACCTCACCCTGGAGATGGCCGCCGAACAGGGCCTGTCCGTGGACGAGGACGGGTTCCGCCGCCTCATGCAGGAGCAGCGCGCCAAGGCCAAGGCCGACGCCAAGGCCAAGAAGACCGGCCACGCCGACCTGTCCGCGTACCGCCAGGTCGCCGACAACTCCGGCGTCACCGAGTTCACCGGCTACACCATGACCGAGGGCGAGTCGACGATCGTCGGCCTCCTCGTCGACGGTGTCCCCTCGCCCGCGGCCACCGAGGGCGACGAGGTCGAGGTCGTCCTCGACCGCACCCCGTTCTACGCCGAGGGCGGCGGCCAGCTCGCCGACCAGGGCCGCATCCGGCTCGACAGCGGCGCCGTCATCGTGGTGCGCGACGTCCAGCAGCCGGTCCCCGGCGTCTCCGTCCACAAGGGCTCCGTCCAGGTCGGCGAGGTGACGGTCGGTTCCTCCGCCTACGCGGCCATCGACTCCACCCGCCGCCGCGCCATCGCCCGCGCCCACAGCGCGACGCACCTCACGCACCAGGCGCTGCGCGACGCGCTCGGCCCGACGGCCGCCCAGGCCGGTTCGGAGAACTCCCCGGGCCGCTTCCGCTTCGACTTCGGCTCGCCCGCCGCCGTACCCGGCACGGTCCTCACCGACGTCGAGCAGAAGATCAACGAGGTCCTGGCCCGCGAGCTCGACGTGCAGGCCGAGGTCATGTCCATCGACGACGCCAAGAAGCAGGGCGCCATCGCGGAGTTCGGTGAGAAGTACGGCGAGCGGGTCCGCGTCGTCACCATCGGCGACTTCTCCAAGGAGCTGTGCGGCGGCACGCATGTGCACAACACCGCTCAGCTCGGCCTGGTCAAGCTGCTCGGCGAGTCGTCCATCGGCTCCGGCGTGCGCCGCATCGAGGCCCTCGTCGGCGTCGACGCCTACAACTTCCTCGCCAAGGAGCACACGGTCGTCGCCCAGCTCCAGGAGCTGGTCAAGGGCCGCTCCGAGGAGCTGCCGGAGAAGATCGCGGGCATGCTCGGCAAGCTGAAGGACGCCGAGAAGGAGATCGAGAGGTTCCGCGCGGAGAAGGTCCTCGCGGCCGCCGCCGGCCTCGCCGGCTCCGCGAAGGACGTCCGGGGCATCGCCCTGGTCACCGGCCAGGTCCCGGACGGCACATCCGCCGACGACCTGCGCAGGCTCGTCCTGGACGTGCGCGGCCGTATCCAGGGCGGTCGCCCCGCCGTGGTCGCCCTGTTCACGACGGCCAACGGGCGCCCGCTGACCGTCATCGCGACCAACGAGGCGGCCCGCGAGCGCGGCCTCAAGGCCGGCGACCTCGTCCGCACGGCCGCCAAGACCCTCGGCGGCGGGGGCGGCGGCAAGCCGGACGTCGCCCAGGGCGGCGGCCAGAACCCGGACGCGATCGGTGACGCCGTCGCCGCCGTCGAACGCCTCGTCACCGAGACGGCGTGA
- a CDS encoding DUF6167 family protein, protein MFRRTFWFTAGAAAGVWATTKVNRKIKQLTPESLAAQAADKALVAGHKLKDFALDVRDGMVRREAELGEALGLEAPAGPELPVRRNLAVEAAEPEAPAAHRKLPYHSYNRNEDH, encoded by the coding sequence ATGTTCCGCCGTACGTTCTGGTTCACCGCCGGCGCAGCCGCCGGGGTGTGGGCCACCACCAAGGTCAACCGGAAGATCAAGCAGCTGACCCCCGAGAGCCTCGCGGCGCAGGCCGCCGACAAGGCTCTCGTCGCAGGTCACAAGCTCAAGGACTTCGCGCTGGACGTCCGCGACGGCATGGTCAGGCGCGAGGCCGAACTGGGCGAGGCGCTGGGCCTGGAGGCACCGGCCGGCCCCGAACTCCCGGTGCGGCGCAACCTCGCCGTCGAGGCCGCCGAGCCCGAGGCGCCCGCGGCCCACCGCAAGCTTCCCTACCACTCGTACAACCGGAATGAGGACCACTGA
- a CDS encoding DUF948 domain-containing protein: MAGILVAVFWAILVSFLAVVLVRLAQTLRATTKLVADVTEQAVPLLADASATVRSAQTQLDKVDAIATDVQEVTSNASALSTTVASAFGGPLVKVAAFGYGVRQAIGRKSAPEPEARSRRSVIVGRTVPSARGRKRDGRNSRGSKD; the protein is encoded by the coding sequence GTGGCCGGGATCCTGGTGGCCGTCTTCTGGGCGATCCTGGTTTCGTTCCTCGCCGTCGTGCTGGTGAGGCTCGCCCAGACGCTCAGAGCGACCACCAAACTCGTGGCGGACGTGACCGAACAGGCCGTCCCCCTGCTCGCGGACGCCTCCGCGACCGTACGCTCGGCGCAGACCCAGCTCGACAAGGTCGACGCGATCGCGACGGACGTGCAGGAGGTCACCTCCAACGCCTCGGCGCTCTCGACCACCGTCGCCTCCGCCTTCGGCGGCCCGCTGGTCAAGGTCGCGGCGTTCGGCTACGGGGTGCGGCAGGCCATCGGCCGCAAGTCCGCTCCCGAACCGGAGGCGCGTTCGAGGCGCTCGGTGATCGTCGGCCGGACCGTGCCGTCGGCGCGCGGCAGGAAGCGCGACGGCAGAAATTCCCGCGGATCGAAGGACTGA